The segment cttatgatgtaaaatgtttttctcttttaatatacattaaaatctaatttattcctgtgaacaaagctgaattttcagcatcatttctcccgtattcagtgtcacatgatccttcagaaatcattctcatatgctgattcatCATCGGttattgcttaatatttttttcaggattctttgatgaataaaagttcaaaagaacagcatttatttctttaattgcttttattcagaaagggtctgttaaattgattttaaaaaagtgatagGAAGGACTTtagaaaagatattttaaatgaatgctgttattttgaactttttatttatcaaagaatcctaaagaaaaaaagtcccCCCAAAAAATTTGCCAGCaattgtttccaacattgacaataaatcaacatattagaattatttctgaaagatcacttAAGACttgagtaacagctgatgaaaattcagctttgcatcacagaaataaattacattttaaaacgtattaaaatagaaaccattattttatatcgCAATACGTTTCGCAATATTAccgtttttctgtattttgatcatataaatgccgccttgatgagcataagagacttcttaaaaaaaaaaaaaaaaaaaaaaattacaagtgttaatgatcccaaatgtttgaacagcagtgtaaacttagaattaaaaaaaaaaggtcagaattggcAGATAAAAAGCgtttacctttttaatttttattccacAGTGAAAATAAGCTTCAAAGTATTAAACTAAATGAACGCAgtgtacaaacaaaacaacagaacatgtAGGTGGCCCTTCATGGTTTGAGGTTCACAAAGTGGTTGTGGTGTTTCGAAATACAACCTGTACTTTTTGAAAACGGTCTGAAGTTCCATGTCAGTGAGTTTAAGTTCAATAAATATGGTTAGATTGTAACTGTTCAGATCTAAAATGCACAATTGGAACCTCCGTTGTCAATAAGGAATAACACAACCgttgttttagtgtcatttaGGGAGTGTGGTCTGATGGGCTGATTGCCTGCCCAATCTCAGGtggatgtttttttgtgttttttttaatgccaggAGCAAGTGAATGCTTAATTTTCATCAAATGGGTTTTGGCTGTATTGTTTCCTCTTCAGACGTTCTCCTATTTTTGCAtcggaatgaatgaatgatcgtCCTGAGGATTGTAATTACAAATGGACAACCTCCATACAGTGTAATGCGCATATTAATGCTATGTATTGTATCCCTCTATATTGTATGTTTCTCCCCATCCTCCaaagtgattattatttttgtggattCAGTACATTTAACCCATTTCTGGAAATGGGAGTAAtcctcaattaaaaaaaaaaaaaagtgtgtatctAAATTGATTGCTATGTGGTGTTTTGTATCTCAGATATTTCTACTTCTGTAGATTTAAGAAACAAGTACGCGGAAGATCAACATTATCAGGCATTTTTTTGTcgttgtttctttttgtttcgtttttaaAGCAATAATCGTTACGTTGATGGATAAATCAGAACAGTCTGGTATATGTTTGTCAATAGCGCAGAATGGTGCAACAATGCTGTGACCATTGGATTTTAGTTTCCTCGTTGAATCTACTGAAagcattatcattttttttaactgctaattttgcattttgttcattaaaactgTTACAGTGtgttcaacaaaaatatttaaagaatggATGTAATAAACGTGGGGGGAAAGAATGCACGCATCCTTTGTCTTTTATTAAAAACCTCTTTTTTATTCACTTCAAAACAAGCTTAAAGTGTAGTAGTATGTTCATGTTCACAGCAGGCTACTTTACAAATTcatcatttaattcagtttaactTAAATCTGAAAGACAGCAGATCATCCAAAACAATACAGCACACTAATCAAAGAAACAAGAAGTGTTCAGTTTGATAAATAGTGCCATTTTTCTAATAAAGAAAGAATATATACAGTGATATTTTGTTCTATGAGAAATCATTATGAGAACATCAGAATCAGCATAACATTAGTGTCCAGTTTGTGCATACAAAATGTGTCTGATTTCCTTGGTATTCTTATACAACATATAACAATAGGAATAGTTTGAGTGAATGATACAGCCAttgaattatttgtttataaagatattttttaagaatcaTGTACAGAAGCTTTTGTAAGCTTTATATTTCTCTTTACagtatttgtttacattttcaaaccgtTTAGATGGATAATTTGccccaaaatgacaattttgtagGGATGCACCATATTATCAAACCGATATGGAATCGGCCGataattatgccgatatgtcttgCGATAAGAGAAATAACTCACGTGCTCATGGTGTGCTAGCGATCACATCAGCAgcgtaaaaaatataaaacacaatttgttgagtcagcttaaaataatttgttaccctgctgccttaaaattttaagttcagtccactaaaataagttttgtcaacttgaaatgttaagttgtactaagtaacaacttagatatttgtgtttgctaaacttaacagatgggcaagcaacccagctgccttaaaattttaagttgattaaactcaaatatctaagttgtcacttagtataattgaacatttcaagttgaataaactttttttgagttgactgaacttaaaattttaaggcagccaggttacaaattattttaaggtgaGAATTCAAAGAACTAAAATCAAATATTCTGCTTATACTACGGTTACCACACCTCGACATCAATCAGATAAGTTTGTATGTTAATTTGTgcaaactgtatgtgtgtgcatctgtAAGGGAGAGAGAGTAGGAGAGATAGATTATGTACTTTCCgtacataataaaatgtaattttgtggcaaaaacatggaaataattTGTCGTTTTTATCctattgtttactgtatttatttgtttggccaGTGTCATTGTGGGCTTtggttattttgttgttttaggcTGTTAGGaccttttaaataaatgaaatcgtGTAGCGAAATGATATGGACATGTAATGCAGTCAAGAGCTGCCTGGAACTACGTTTGCCGCGCGTTTCTCTGAAAATAATTACTGACCTTAGAACGTTGGTCAGCCAATCACATTCAAGCATTCAATGGCTATGtagtataaaattaaaataatttgcttataatttccacacaggagagtgttgtttccaaacaaatcAAATATATCAGTATCGCCATAGGCTATCGGacaaaatgagttaaaaaatatcggatatcggcaaaaatccagtatcgtgcatccctacaattttgccatcatttactcatttactcatttactgATACTGTTTTTTAAGCCTGAAATGTTCAGATACATTCAGATATTGCATGTTTCAATGCTGATTACTCCAGTTTTGATGCCAAGTTCTGGCTTGAAAGAGAatttcagtgaataatgacttgaatatctcacacaaagctattgtaTCAGAGAATTCGGATTATAGTGTACAAGTAGCACAAACtactttttttgtacttttttgtgaCTGAGGATCAttagatacatatatataaaaaaattttttgtatggaaaagagcatcATATAAGGAAGTCCACATATGATATGCAGGGGgaaaaatgatgtaaaaatgaaatattgtggCCATGAattgttaagttgtactaacaatagttaagttgtactaacaATAAGTTGTACTAATTTGTTCCTTCATTGTAATTGTTCAGTTGTGGTTGTGATGTAACAAAAATGAAggaaaagatgaataaaaaaaggccACAATTTAAGAATTCACTTCCAAGATTTtgagggacagttcacccaaaaattaaaattctgatattaattactcaccctcatgttgttctaaacctgtaagatccttattcgtcttcggaacataaattaagatttttttaaaaagatctgagagctttctgattctgcatggacagcaacacaactgaagcATTTTATGGCCCAGAAAAGAAGGAtgtcgataaaatagtccacatgacagcagtggttcaaccataattttatgaagctacgagaactttttgtgtgcaaagaaaacaaaaataacgacatTATTTAACAGTTTCCTCTCTTCTCTGTCAATCTTCAACAAgcattcacgagagtaccatggCACAAGAAACTGTTCAGTAAAGTcgttattttggttttctttgcgcacaaaatttttttgtagctttataaaattaaggttgaaccactgatgtcacatggactattttaataatgtccttactacctttctgttccatgaacatggtagttgcactgctgtctatgcaaggtcagaaaactctcagatatcatcaaaaatatcattttcatttttgggggaactgtctctttaaattgtGGCCATGATTTAACcaaatcaaaatgaaagaagGAATTTTCTCACATTcgtggttttatttttaaagtacattaattTTCTAGGAGTTAATGTTCCACGAACACTTTCATCCCATAGTCGTTGTTCCTAAGCTTTCCTTTTGCCTTGTTCTTAGCCATTTTCCCAATCTTGTTGCTCCACTGAAAGGGAAAACCCGTGGGATCCTGACTGCTGTGACACTGAAGCTCAGGGTCGTGCAGAAGGTTCCACATGAGCCAAATCTGTGGGACTGTCAAGCTGTGCACCACCATCAGCTCCCTGTAGAAGCAGGGGTCGAACACCTGTAGGTGTGGTGCAGCGGACGGTCTCACGATTCCAAAGGTGCGGAAGCCCTCATGGCGAGTCGGCTGAAGGCCGATCCTTAGCAGACACATGCCTAGAAAGACATCATCAATGGGGAAGAGTTCCACCTCTTGGCAGGCGAGGTGAAGCTTCAATGCGGTATGTCCTGACATGACAAATCCGCCTCCACCCGCATAGGATGGGTAGATCCCCTGGCCGTAGATGAACTCTGGGACATAGTACTTGCTGTTGCGTCTGCGAATTGGTTTCGCATGGACAATGATGTCTCCAACAAAAAGATTCTTGTCAATTTCCTGACCCTCAAGCATCTCCAGGATATTGTCGATGTTCACATACACATCTGCGTCAcccttaaaaataaacttcacTTTGGGACAGCTGATATTGATCCACTGTAGAAAGTGGATTTCTTTTAGTGTCAAGTTGAAGAAGGTGTCTTCAAAGTCCCACAGGAGTATGTCACTATAAGTTTGACTCTCATATCCCAAAAGTTTGTCCCATAACGGAAGCGCTGTTTGATTTTGGGGCACCCCGAGAAGAAAAACTCTCttgatgtttatgtttttctgGGACGCGCTTTCTCGTCCCCATGTGCGTCTGACAACCTGACGTTTGTCGAAATCCATTGCTACTGATTTTATGGCAATCAGCATATAGGGAGCTCCTTCGGGTCCAGAACACTTTGTTGGCTGATCGATTAGCAGCTTGAAGTCCCGTTGGTCTTTCTTTCGAATGTAATCGTCAAAGTCAAATGAAGCACGTGTTGGTAGCAAACTTGCTGTCGTTGAGGGCTGGCGAAATTTAGACTTTGCTTTGCTCCGTGCTTTCGAAGATTTAACCTTTGATTGTCCTTGTGCTTTAGGCTTGATCTGAACCTCTGGTTTGCAAAGAGGTATGTCTGGAGGTTTTGAAGGGACCGGCTTTGTATGGTGTCCTATTGATGCTCCACTGAGGAGTGTTCTCGAGCTGGTGGACCCCTGTTCAATGTGCAAAGTCCCCCATACGGGCGTTATTCTTTGATGTGCATATAACAGCAGAAAGAGAAGCACCAGCAGAATCAGGGAGCAAAGCATATCTCCCTTTATATAGACCCTTCTCATGTTGTGACAGGTTTCAGTGTTATCTTCCCTTGAAATTCTGTAGAAGTTTCATATTCCTCCCGAAGCATTTGGATTTTCTCACATCCATTGAAGATTCTGGAATgtgaaagtacaaaataaattacCAGCACTAGTTTTTCctcttaaaaaatacatttatgctaCATATAAGAcataaattgttaaaatcaaTTTCCTATTGTGTGAGATGCGTTTGAATATGACTTACCACAGTCATCCTGGATGCCATGAAATAACAGGAGACACAGGATATTACTTGACCAAAGTTATGCTCCATAAACAGCCAGGACTGCATACTTCTATGAAACAGGATACGCAAACAATTTATAACAGGATCCACATCTGACATCTGTGACAATCTTGCAAACTTTTTATCTGgcactttaaagtaaaacaaatgttGATACTGTTGAAAGAGCTTAAACTGGTGTCTCTTTCATGAGTGATATCCACTAAAAATACCTAAATACAGTTGCTTTCCAAGTCCCAAGACGTGTATTGTTTATAATGCAAACTGTAATGGACACTGTGCgtttctactggtaattggtcgccttctatagtgttttcacgacacaACATCAATCaaccatattggcggcactgaacataaacaatgtgACTGAACTGAATGGAACTCacaaattttgctgattattgctgctgaaaatgctcAATATTCTCATGCTTTTGGCTGTACTAATGTGTCGGAccaggaaaaaaacatttgttgtactatagactgccaaaagttataacaaatcaaggagaagagtgaaaaaacatctgaggaacaaaaggcgtttgtggttggccaaactgaaccaggatttccagggctagaatcttgacaacatttgtgtttgttcttatcatttttaGTCAGGTAGGTAAAATATCAGGCTAATGTcttgaaaaaaccagcatatgctggtaggtatgttttgatgctgcgatgctggttaggtagggtttgatgctggtttaagctggtccttagctggtcatgttgacCTACctaaacctacctaaccagcatcccagcatcaaaacct is part of the Labeo rohita strain BAU-BD-2019 chromosome 18, IGBB_LRoh.1.0, whole genome shotgun sequence genome and harbors:
- the b3gnt9 gene encoding UDP-GlcNAc:betaGal beta-1,3-N-acetylglucosaminyltransferase 9; its protein translation is MRRVYIKGDMLCSLILLVLLFLLLYAHQRITPVWGTLHIEQGSTSSRTLLSGASIGHHTKPVPSKPPDIPLCKPEVQIKPKAQGQSKVKSSKARSKAKSKFRQPSTTASLLPTRASFDFDDYIRKKDQRDFKLLIDQPTKCSGPEGAPYMLIAIKSVAMDFDKRQVVRRTWGRESASQKNINIKRVFLLGVPQNQTALPLWDKLLGYESQTYSDILLWDFEDTFFNLTLKEIHFLQWINISCPKVKFIFKGDADVYVNIDNILEMLEGQEIDKNLFVGDIIVHAKPIRRRNSKYYVPEFIYGQGIYPSYAGGGGFVMSGHTALKLHLACQEVELFPIDDVFLGMCLLRIGLQPTRHEGFRTFGIVRPSAAPHLQVFDPCFYRELMVVHSLTVPQIWLMWNLLHDPELQCHSSQDPTGFPFQWSNKIGKMAKNKAKGKLRNNDYGMKVFVEH